The Primulina huaijiensis isolate GDHJ02 chromosome 17, ASM1229523v2, whole genome shotgun sequence genome window below encodes:
- the LOC140962542 gene encoding uncharacterized protein: MRLVYVCEEEERDVWRHQAPGRCPNCGGKVQAVEVEGTGRFCYLPVCFRIKRKYVCTLCSKRLVLYSHAIM; this comes from the coding sequence ATGAGGTTAGTCTACGTATGCGAAGAAGAGGAGAGGGACGTATGGAGACATCAAGCCCCTGGAAGATGTCCAAACTGCGGAGGCAAAGTGCAAGCAGTGGAGGTGGAAGGCACAGGGAGATTTTGCTATCTTCCTGTTTGTTTCAGGATCAAGAGGAAGTATGTGTGCACTTTGTGTTCTAAACGTTTGGTTTTGTATTCACATGCAATTATGTGA